Proteins encoded within one genomic window of Agelaius phoeniceus isolate bAgePho1 chromosome Z, bAgePho1.hap1, whole genome shotgun sequence:
- the LOC143692024 gene encoding protein ERGIC-53-like isoform X2, producing the protein MAAPLAPLVFLLLALGRPALSGAQATEGAAAAPHRRFEYKYSFKGPHLVQADGTVPFWVHTGNAIPSADQIRITTSLKSQKGSVWTKNKSIFEYWEVEVTFRVTGRGRIGADGLAIWFTEEQGLEGPVFGAADKWNGVGIFFDSFDNDGKKNNPGVIVVGNNGKLLYDHQNDGSTQALASCQRDFRNKPYPVRVKITYYQKTLTVLINNGFTPDKEDYEFCAKVEDMVLPSQGYFGISAATGALADDHDVLSFLTFQLTEPGKEAPTPDAEIPQKDKEKYQEQFEHFQQELDKKKEEFQREHPDVQGQPADDVFETVSDRELRQIFEGQNRIHLEIKQLNRQLDMILDEQRKYVSAVTEEIAKRGAGSPGQQGQVSQQEIETVVKTQEEVIRQVKEIRSSVTDALRSISGAQHPGSAGVYETTQHFNDIKEHLHVVKRDIEHLVQRNTPSSEKQKCPELPPFPSCLSTMHFFIFVAVQTVLFIGYVMYRSQQEAAAKKFF; encoded by the exons atggcggcgccgcTCGCCCCGCTGGTGTTCCTCCTGCTCGCCCTCGGCCGCCCGGCGCTCTCCGGTGCACAGGCCACGGAGGGCGCGGCGGCTGCGCCGCATCGGCGCTTCGAGTACAAGTACAGCTTCAAGGGGCCGCACCTGGTGCAGGCGGATGGCACGGTGCCGTTCTGGGTGCACACGGGCA ATGCCATCCCAAGTGCAGATCAGATCCGTATAACAACCTCCTTGAAAAGCCAGAAGGGCTCAGTGTGGACAAAAAACAAATCAATATTTGAATATTGGGAAGTGGAAGTGACCTTTCGAGTTACAGGAAGAGGCCGCATTGGAGCTGATGGATTG GCAATCTGGTTTACAGAAGAGCAAGGCTTGGAAGGTCCTGTTTTCGGGGCAGCTGATAAATGGAACGGTGTTGGAATTTTCTTCGATTCGTTTGACAATGATGGGAAG AAAAACAATCCCGGAGTGATTGTTGTAGGCAACAATGGAAAGCTGCTGTATGACCATCAGAA CGATGGATCCACGCAAGCCCTGGCATCCTGTCAGAGGGACTTTCGGAACAAGCCCTATCCTGTGCGAGTCAAGATCACCTACTACCAAAAAACACTGACT GTATTAATTAATAATGGCTTTACTCCGGATAAAGAGGACTATGAGTTTTGTGCCAAAGTGGAAGATATGGTGTTGCCATCACAAGGGTATTTTGGAATATCTGCAGCCACAGGGGCACTTGCAG ATGACCATGATGTGCTGTCATTTCTGACCTTCCAGCTGACTGAACCTGGGAAGGAAGCA CCAACACCAGATGCAGAAATCCCTCAGAAAGATAAAGAGAAGTATCAAGAACAGTTTGAACACTTTCAGCAAGAATTGGATaagaagaaggaagaatttCAAAGGGAACATCCTGATGTGCAAGGACAGCCAG CAGATGATGTTTTTGAAACTGTGAGTGATCGTGAACTGAGGCAAATCTTTGAGGGGCAGAATCGAATTCATCTGGAAATCAAACAGCTTAACAGACAGCTGGACATGATTCTAGACGAGCAGAGGAAATACGTCTCTGCAGTCACAGAAGAGATTGCCAAAAGAGGAGCTGGGTCTCcaggtcagcagggacag GTTTCCCAGCAAGAGATAGAGACAGTTGTGAAAACCCAAGAAGAGGTCATTAGACAAGTAAAAGAAATAAG AAGTTCTGTGACTGATGCTCTGAGATCCATCAGTGGGGCTCAGcaccctggctctgcaggagtCTACGAAACAACCCAGCACTTCAATGACATCAAAGAACACCTCCACGTAGTGAAGAGGGACATAGAGCACTTAGTGCAACGCAACACG CCATCCAGTGAGAAACAGAAGTGTCCAGAGTTGCCACCATTCCCATCCTGCTTATCTACAATGCATTTCTTCATATTTGTGGCAGTGCAAACTGTGTTATTCATTGGTTATGTAATGTATAG GAGCCaacaagaagcagcagccaaaaAGTTCTTTTGA
- the LOC143692024 gene encoding protein ERGIC-53-like isoform X1: MAAPLAPLVFLLLALGRPALSGAQATEGAAAAPHRRFEYKYSFKGPHLVQADGTVPFWVHTGNAIPSADQIRITTSLKSQKGSVWTKNKSIFEYWEVEVTFRVTGRGRIGADGLAIWFTEEQGLEGPVFGAADKWNGVGIFFDSFDNDGKKNNPGVIVVGNNGKLLYDHQNDGSTQALASCQRDFRNKPYPVRVKITYYQKTLTVLINNGFTPDKEDYEFCAKVEDMVLPSQGYFGISAATGALADDHDVLSFLTFQLTEPGKEAPTPDAEIPQKDKEKYQEQFEHFQQELDKKKEEFQREHPDVQGQPAADDVFETVSDRELRQIFEGQNRIHLEIKQLNRQLDMILDEQRKYVSAVTEEIAKRGAGSPGQQGQVSQQEIETVVKTQEEVIRQVKEIRSSVTDALRSISGAQHPGSAGVYETTQHFNDIKEHLHVVKRDIEHLVQRNTPSSEKQKCPELPPFPSCLSTMHFFIFVAVQTVLFIGYVMYRSQQEAAAKKFF, from the exons atggcggcgccgcTCGCCCCGCTGGTGTTCCTCCTGCTCGCCCTCGGCCGCCCGGCGCTCTCCGGTGCACAGGCCACGGAGGGCGCGGCGGCTGCGCCGCATCGGCGCTTCGAGTACAAGTACAGCTTCAAGGGGCCGCACCTGGTGCAGGCGGATGGCACGGTGCCGTTCTGGGTGCACACGGGCA ATGCCATCCCAAGTGCAGATCAGATCCGTATAACAACCTCCTTGAAAAGCCAGAAGGGCTCAGTGTGGACAAAAAACAAATCAATATTTGAATATTGGGAAGTGGAAGTGACCTTTCGAGTTACAGGAAGAGGCCGCATTGGAGCTGATGGATTG GCAATCTGGTTTACAGAAGAGCAAGGCTTGGAAGGTCCTGTTTTCGGGGCAGCTGATAAATGGAACGGTGTTGGAATTTTCTTCGATTCGTTTGACAATGATGGGAAG AAAAACAATCCCGGAGTGATTGTTGTAGGCAACAATGGAAAGCTGCTGTATGACCATCAGAA CGATGGATCCACGCAAGCCCTGGCATCCTGTCAGAGGGACTTTCGGAACAAGCCCTATCCTGTGCGAGTCAAGATCACCTACTACCAAAAAACACTGACT GTATTAATTAATAATGGCTTTACTCCGGATAAAGAGGACTATGAGTTTTGTGCCAAAGTGGAAGATATGGTGTTGCCATCACAAGGGTATTTTGGAATATCTGCAGCCACAGGGGCACTTGCAG ATGACCATGATGTGCTGTCATTTCTGACCTTCCAGCTGACTGAACCTGGGAAGGAAGCA CCAACACCAGATGCAGAAATCCCTCAGAAAGATAAAGAGAAGTATCAAGAACAGTTTGAACACTTTCAGCAAGAATTGGATaagaagaaggaagaatttCAAAGGGAACATCCTGATGTGCAAGGACAGCCAG CAGCAGATGATGTTTTTGAAACTGTGAGTGATCGTGAACTGAGGCAAATCTTTGAGGGGCAGAATCGAATTCATCTGGAAATCAAACAGCTTAACAGACAGCTGGACATGATTCTAGACGAGCAGAGGAAATACGTCTCTGCAGTCACAGAAGAGATTGCCAAAAGAGGAGCTGGGTCTCcaggtcagcagggacag GTTTCCCAGCAAGAGATAGAGACAGTTGTGAAAACCCAAGAAGAGGTCATTAGACAAGTAAAAGAAATAAG AAGTTCTGTGACTGATGCTCTGAGATCCATCAGTGGGGCTCAGcaccctggctctgcaggagtCTACGAAACAACCCAGCACTTCAATGACATCAAAGAACACCTCCACGTAGTGAAGAGGGACATAGAGCACTTAGTGCAACGCAACACG CCATCCAGTGAGAAACAGAAGTGTCCAGAGTTGCCACCATTCCCATCCTGCTTATCTACAATGCATTTCTTCATATTTGTGGCAGTGCAAACTGTGTTATTCATTGGTTATGTAATGTATAG GAGCCaacaagaagcagcagccaaaaAGTTCTTTTGA
- the LOC129133089 gene encoding uncharacterized protein LOC129133089, with protein sequence MVAVTALCFVFLFMNASTRAAVEAEWARWSTCHLSWLSMPMPGAVAALGMPRNRRGQVSSRQPPESNQDLRYPEEARSQSLEPAAPKHTRRASQRPCPTEDGFCHGFCSSKS encoded by the exons ATGGTGGCTGTTACAGCATTGtgctttgtctttctttttatgAATGCAAGTACAAGGGCAGCAGTCGAGGCTGAGTGGGCGAG gtgGTCGACCTGCCATCTATCCTGGCTGAGCATGCCTATGCCAG GTGCTGTCGCTGCCCTAGGCATGCCTCGGAACAGACGAGGGCAG gtaTCTTCCAGGCAGCCTCCggagtcaaatcaagatttgag gtacccTGAGGAGGCTCGTAGCCAAAGCTTGGAACCGGCAGCACCGAAGCACACACGGAGAGCATCTCAACGTCCATGTCCgaccgaggatggattttgCCATGGATTTTGctcttccaaaagctaa